The genomic region TGATTCATCCCGACCGGGATGAATGGGCTCTCGACAATTTTGGAGACGCGCTCTGCCACGATTGCCATCTCCAGGCATTGGCAGTGTTTCACGCGCAGGGCGTCGTCTGGGACGGCCAGACATTTGGTTACGAGATTGGCGCAATCAGGGACTTCGGCCTCCCGTTCAACCGCGCGTTTGACCCTCCCTGCGAGATGTCCGATTGCTCCAGCGAAAAGGTCGGACGAAACGAACCATGTCC from Verrucomicrobiia bacterium harbors:
- a CDS encoding SEC-C metal-binding domain-containing protein, whose amino-acid sequence is MIHPDRDEWALDNFGDALCHDCHLQALAVFHAQGVVWDGQTFGYEIGAIRDFGLPFNRAFDPPCEMSDCSSEKVGRNEPCPCGSGKKFKKCCGQ